One Novipirellula galeiformis genomic window carries:
- a CDS encoding PQQ-binding-like beta-propeller repeat protein, which yields MKTTHHTTLIRFALAWGIGSSMLNGSLLSASDVVWPGFLGPERDGWVDHFQPPVEWPKSLNTVWQVEVGKGYGSPLVANGRVYQHSREGGEEVLRCLELATGKEIWKQTYAVPFQASSGGERHGNGPKSSPILADGRIFTMSSLGEISAWDAKSGDRLWRRDHRKRFPKNHPNWGASTSPIVDGDRVVAHFGNDDEGALIALNVKTGEEIWSQGSDGASYSSPLAVEIHGVHQIVDWNHRALVGVDSESGTMLWEFPLPQFTSNQNMPTPTFHNGQILLGGENRGIYGLEPVIKDGEWSVSERWFQKDVALDMSTAVINGDLLFGFSHYKKGQLFCLDTTTGKVRWRGPGRTGDNVAFLSIPDHVVALLDNGRLQVIKATESALEEVASYQVADSPTWAPPVLLENGLLIKDQTSLALWSFE from the coding sequence GTGAAAACGACTCACCACACCACGCTAATTCGGTTTGCTTTGGCATGGGGAATCGGTTCATCAATGCTAAACGGTTCATTGCTGTCGGCCAGCGACGTCGTTTGGCCGGGTTTCCTCGGCCCCGAACGCGACGGCTGGGTCGATCATTTTCAGCCGCCCGTTGAGTGGCCTAAATCATTGAACACGGTATGGCAAGTTGAAGTGGGCAAGGGATACGGATCACCACTGGTGGCCAATGGTCGCGTCTATCAGCACTCTCGTGAGGGAGGTGAGGAAGTGCTGCGGTGTTTAGAGTTGGCCACAGGAAAAGAGATCTGGAAGCAGACTTACGCGGTTCCCTTTCAAGCATCATCGGGCGGTGAGCGGCATGGGAATGGCCCGAAATCTTCGCCCATCCTTGCCGACGGCCGCATCTTTACGATGAGTAGCCTTGGTGAGATTTCCGCTTGGGACGCGAAGTCGGGCGATCGGTTGTGGCGTCGTGACCATCGAAAACGTTTCCCGAAGAATCACCCTAACTGGGGCGCTTCCACTTCGCCCATCGTTGACGGGGATCGCGTGGTCGCTCACTTTGGCAATGACGACGAAGGAGCTTTGATTGCGTTGAACGTGAAGACGGGCGAGGAAATTTGGAGTCAGGGTAGCGATGGAGCTTCCTATTCGTCGCCTCTCGCTGTCGAAATTCACGGTGTCCACCAAATCGTCGACTGGAACCATCGTGCCCTTGTGGGGGTGGACAGCGAATCGGGAACGATGCTGTGGGAGTTCCCCCTTCCGCAATTCACCAGCAACCAAAACATGCCAACGCCCACGTTCCACAATGGTCAAATTCTATTGGGCGGCGAGAATCGAGGCATCTATGGTCTGGAACCCGTGATCAAGGATGGCGAGTGGTCGGTGTCGGAACGCTGGTTCCAAAAGGACGTCGCTTTGGATATGAGCACCGCAGTGATCAACGGAGACCTGCTGTTCGGGTTCTCGCACTACAAGAAGGGGCAGCTGTTTTGCCTCGACACGACGACAGGTAAAGTGCGGTGGCGAGGGCCGGGACGAACGGGAGATAACGTCGCGTTCCTGTCGATCCCCGATCACGTTGTGGCCTTGCTGGACAATGGGCGATTGCAGGTGATCAAGGCAACCGAGAGTGCGCTTGAGGAAGTTGCCAGCTATCAGGTTGCCGACAGCCCCACATGGGCACCGCCTGTGCTGTTAGAAAACGGTCTGCTGATCAAGGATCAAACGAGCCTAGCGTTATGGTCATTCGAGTGA
- a CDS encoding alpha/beta fold hydrolase, translating to MNQKARCVLASLFVMAVTSVVAVGQESPSYNAQLDNYPYPFPVETFEFSSQRQTLQMAYMHLKGSEEMPTVVLLHGKNFSGSYWEQTATLLQSKGYSVLIPDQIGFGKSSKPAYYQFGFPQLAHNTRQLIEKLGIKKPVIVGHSMGGMLAARYTLMYQSDVERLILVNPIGLEDYLKFVQYKDVQFFYQNEVKKTPADIKAYQLKNYYDGKWDPAYDEWMKIHVGWINGPDWERVAWNNAMTYDMIFSQPVCNEWADINVPTRLIIGTRDRTGPGRGWKKPGVERELGQYQNLGKQTAAEIEDCQLYELEGLGHMPQIEAFDRFRVEFEKALPR from the coding sequence ATGAATCAAAAGGCTCGATGCGTACTTGCCAGTCTGTTTGTGATGGCAGTCACCTCGGTTGTGGCGGTCGGTCAAGAATCGCCTTCCTACAATGCCCAACTGGATAATTATCCCTATCCATTCCCCGTTGAGACGTTTGAGTTCAGCTCGCAGCGACAAACATTGCAGATGGCTTATATGCATTTAAAGGGATCGGAGGAAATGCCGACGGTCGTTTTGCTGCATGGCAAGAATTTTTCGGGATCGTATTGGGAGCAGACAGCAACGCTACTGCAATCGAAAGGCTACTCGGTCTTGATTCCCGACCAAATCGGTTTTGGAAAGTCGTCTAAACCTGCCTACTACCAATTCGGTTTCCCTCAACTTGCACACAACACACGGCAGTTGATCGAGAAGCTTGGGATCAAAAAACCGGTCATTGTCGGGCACTCGATGGGCGGTATGTTAGCAGCTCGGTACACGCTGATGTATCAAAGCGACGTCGAACGTTTGATATTGGTGAACCCGATTGGTTTGGAAGACTATTTGAAATTTGTGCAGTACAAAGACGTTCAATTCTTCTACCAGAACGAAGTCAAAAAGACGCCTGCGGACATCAAAGCGTACCAGCTAAAGAACTACTACGACGGTAAATGGGACCCGGCGTACGACGAATGGATGAAGATTCACGTCGGCTGGATCAACGGCCCCGATTGGGAGCGAGTCGCTTGGAACAACGCGATGACGTACGACATGATTTTCTCGCAACCGGTTTGCAACGAATGGGCAGACATCAACGTTCCCACGCGGCTGATTATCGGAACTCGGGATCGAACTGGGCCAGGGCGTGGCTGGAAGAAGCCGGGCGTCGAACGGGAATTGGGCCAGTATCAGAATCTCGGCAAGCAGACCGCGGCGGAGATTGAGGATTGTCAGCTGTATGAACTGGAGGGGCTCGGTCACATGCCTCAAATCGAAGCGTTTGACCGTTTCCGCGTCGAGTTCGAGAAAGCGTTGCCGCGGTGA